One window from the genome of Paraneptunicella aestuarii encodes:
- the argS gene encoding arginine--tRNA ligase, giving the protein MNIQELLLARFKTALAAIDAPENAPAPLTRSTRPEFGEYQFNGAMALAKMLKQKPRDIAEKIVAAVELDDVADKLEIAGPGFINIHLSNGFLAKQIPAMVSDAHLGMEKEAQQTVVVDYSSPNLAKEMHVGHLRSTIIGDAVVRVLEFLGHKVIRQNHMGDWGTQFGMLLAHLSDKLAAQEVAETALEDLEHFYREAKVRFDEEDGFADRAREYVVKLQSGEEQCMTLWQQFIDVSIAHSEEVYNKLNVTLKREHVMGESAYNPELAGVITSLKEQGIAVEDQGAQVVFIDEMKDKEGKPAAYIVQKSGGGYLYATTDLAAMKYRSFDLQADRNLIFTDARQALHFKQTEIVGRKAGFSRPETTYEHCPFGMMLGSDGKPFKTRTGGTIKLADLLDEAVERAEKLIAERSTDLSEEERKQVARIVGIGAVKYADLSKNRTTDYVFNWDTMLSFEGNTAPYLQYAYTRVVSIFRKAGVDAASLNAEISLQEAQEHALAVKLTQLVEAINTVSAEATPHVLCTYLYELASLFMSFYEACPILKPGIDESLKQSRLMLAAATANTLKVGLGLLGIETLEKM; this is encoded by the coding sequence ATGAATATTCAGGAATTATTATTAGCAAGATTTAAAACTGCACTGGCGGCTATTGATGCGCCAGAAAATGCGCCAGCGCCTTTGACTCGCAGTACCCGACCTGAATTTGGTGAATATCAGTTTAACGGTGCTATGGCGCTTGCCAAAATGCTTAAGCAAAAGCCGCGTGATATCGCCGAGAAAATTGTTGCTGCGGTTGAATTGGACGACGTCGCTGACAAGTTGGAAATCGCAGGGCCTGGGTTTATCAATATCCATTTGTCGAATGGTTTCCTGGCCAAGCAAATACCTGCAATGGTGTCTGACGCTCATTTGGGAATGGAAAAAGAAGCGCAGCAAACTGTAGTGGTTGATTATTCTTCGCCTAATTTAGCGAAAGAAATGCACGTTGGGCATTTGCGCTCGACCATTATCGGCGACGCTGTGGTACGTGTTTTGGAATTTCTAGGCCATAAGGTCATTCGCCAAAACCATATGGGTGACTGGGGTACGCAGTTTGGCATGTTGCTGGCGCATTTGAGCGACAAATTGGCTGCGCAGGAAGTCGCGGAAACGGCACTGGAAGATTTGGAGCATTTTTATCGTGAAGCCAAAGTGCGTTTTGATGAAGAAGATGGTTTCGCGGATCGTGCCCGTGAATATGTTGTTAAACTGCAAAGCGGCGAAGAACAATGCATGACCCTTTGGCAGCAGTTTATTGATGTATCTATTGCTCATAGCGAAGAAGTGTACAACAAGCTCAATGTGACCCTGAAACGTGAACATGTGATGGGCGAAAGTGCTTACAACCCTGAACTGGCGGGCGTTATCACGTCGTTGAAAGAGCAGGGCATTGCAGTGGAAGACCAAGGCGCGCAAGTGGTGTTCATTGACGAAATGAAAGACAAAGAAGGCAAGCCCGCAGCGTATATCGTACAAAAATCCGGTGGTGGCTATTTGTATGCCACAACCGATTTGGCTGCGATGAAATACCGTTCTTTCGATCTGCAAGCTGACCGTAACCTGATTTTTACTGATGCGCGTCAGGCTTTGCACTTTAAACAGACTGAAATAGTAGGCCGTAAGGCTGGTTTCTCCCGTCCTGAAACCACTTACGAGCATTGCCCCTTTGGTATGATGTTGGGCAGTGATGGCAAGCCATTTAAAACCCGTACCGGTGGCACAATCAAGTTAGCTGATTTGTTGGATGAAGCCGTTGAGCGTGCGGAAAAACTGATTGCTGAGCGTTCTACGGATCTATCTGAAGAAGAGCGCAAACAAGTGGCTCGTATCGTTGGTATCGGTGCGGTGAAATATGCCGATTTAAGTAAAAACCGTACCACTGACTATGTGTTTAATTGGGACACCATGTTGAGCTTTGAGGGTAATACCGCGCCTTACTTGCAGTACGCCTACACGCGTGTTGTCAGTATTTTTAGAAAAGCAGGCGTAGATGCAGCCAGCCTGAATGCTGAGATTAGCTTACAGGAAGCACAGGAACATGCTTTGGCGGTTAAGTTAACGCAGTTGGTGGAAGCCATTAACACTGTGTCAGCGGAAGCGACGCCTCATGTGTTGTGTACTTACTTGTATGAACTTGCCAGCTTGTTTATGAGCTTCTACGAAGCCTGCCCGATCTTGAAACCGGGGATTGACGAGTCGTTGAAGCAAAGTCGCTTAATGTTGGCGGCGGCAACGGCGAATACCTTGAAAGTGGGATTGGGCTTGTTGGGTATTGAGACGTTAGAGAAAATGTAA
- the ribF gene encoding bifunctional riboflavin kinase/FAD synthetase produces the protein MELIRGLHNLNSSHNGCVLTIGKFDGVHLGHRAVLKQVIEKARELGVPSTVMVFEPQPEELFSPSTAPARLSKLREKYTLLQELGIDRLICVKFDRKFAAQEAGFFVEQLLVKQLGVKYLVVGDDFRFGRGRTGDFAMLLEAGKKFGFDVVDTASLKHKDNRISSSAIRDALLNADLEKVAAFLGRPFSISGKVVHGDKRGRSIGFPTANVLLHRCNSPVTGVFAVVVRLVRDRVTRNTFVSDETRYFGVANVGNRPTVNGVRSQLEVHIFDFNDQLYGKNVVVELHHKIRDEQKFDSFELLKEQIVKDAETAKNWLQAHLTLEN, from the coding sequence TTGGAGCTGATTCGAGGGTTACACAATCTAAATAGCAGCCACAATGGTTGTGTTCTGACCATCGGTAAGTTCGACGGTGTTCATCTGGGACATCGCGCTGTTTTAAAACAGGTCATAGAGAAAGCACGAGAATTGGGCGTGCCTTCTACTGTGATGGTGTTTGAGCCTCAACCTGAAGAATTGTTTTCTCCGTCTACGGCTCCGGCTCGATTGAGCAAGCTACGTGAAAAATACACCTTATTGCAGGAACTGGGCATCGACCGACTGATTTGCGTAAAGTTCGATCGCAAATTTGCCGCTCAGGAAGCGGGTTTCTTTGTGGAACAGTTGTTGGTTAAACAACTGGGTGTGAAATATCTGGTAGTGGGTGACGATTTTCGTTTTGGGCGTGGCAGAACCGGTGATTTTGCTATGCTATTAGAAGCTGGCAAAAAATTTGGTTTTGACGTTGTTGATACTGCCAGTTTGAAGCACAAAGACAATCGAATCAGTTCATCGGCTATTCGAGACGCATTGCTGAATGCCGATTTGGAAAAGGTTGCTGCTTTTCTCGGGCGTCCTTTTAGTATTAGTGGCAAAGTGGTACACGGCGATAAGCGGGGGCGTAGTATTGGTTTTCCCACCGCCAATGTGCTTCTGCACCGATGCAATTCTCCGGTAACGGGAGTGTTTGCAGTGGTCGTGCGATTAGTGCGAGACCGTGTAACTCGCAACACCTTTGTTTCTGATGAAACGCGTTATTTTGGTGTTGCAAACGTGGGCAATAGACCCACTGTAAATGGTGTACGTTCCCAGTTGGAAGTACATATCTTTGATTTTAATGATCAGCTATATGGCAAAAATGTAGTGGTAGAACTACACCATAAAATCAGAGATGAACAAAAATTTGATTCCTTTGAGTTGCTCAAGGAACAAATCGTAAAAGATGCAGAGACTGCGAAAAACTGGTTACAAGCGCATTTGACGCTAGAAAATTAA
- a CDS encoding M24 family metallopeptidase, which produces MNKRDFLKLSGLSLASSVLPATALAASNHSSENALKPSSLSSLESITTGIEPISSDERVRRIKKAQEIMKSLNIAALVLEPGAAMDYFSGIQWWRSERLTALIIPQQSEVAVVCPFFEEPSIRETLQVGKDVRVWQEHESPFKQVKAILKDRGINKGKIAFEESVRYFVLQGVMAELSDMEHVSAEPVTRGCRMYKSLHELQLMHKANEVTLKAYEHVWQQLQVGMSQSQVVGLMKQAQSQLGGSGAWALALFNEASAYPHGTREEQTIREGSVVLMDSGCTVHGYRSDISRTFVFGEANSKQRKIWNTVHKGQMIAFEKAQIGTAAGKVDDSVRAFYQSQGFGPEYKLPGLSHRTGHGIGMETHESVNFVHGETTPLQLGMCFSNEPGIYIPGEFGVRLEDCLYMGEKGAQWFTEPPASLEQPLGKLAPMPV; this is translated from the coding sequence ATGAATAAACGTGATTTTCTGAAACTGTCCGGGTTGAGCCTTGCTTCGTCTGTGCTTCCGGCAACTGCACTTGCGGCTTCGAATCATTCGAGTGAAAACGCACTAAAGCCATCGTCTTTGTCTTCCTTGGAATCGATCACTACGGGTATTGAACCGATTAGCTCAGATGAAAGAGTTCGGCGTATTAAAAAAGCGCAGGAAATCATGAAAAGCTTGAATATTGCTGCCTTGGTATTAGAACCGGGGGCGGCGATGGATTACTTCTCTGGTATTCAGTGGTGGCGAAGCGAGCGCTTAACTGCGCTGATCATTCCACAGCAAAGTGAAGTGGCTGTAGTTTGTCCATTCTTTGAAGAACCCAGCATTCGCGAAACTTTGCAAGTGGGCAAAGATGTGCGTGTTTGGCAAGAACACGAAAGCCCGTTTAAACAGGTTAAAGCCATTCTTAAAGATCGCGGTATCAACAAAGGCAAAATCGCTTTTGAAGAGAGCGTGCGTTATTTTGTATTGCAAGGCGTGATGGCGGAGTTGTCCGACATGGAGCATGTCAGTGCAGAGCCTGTCACTCGCGGTTGCAGAATGTACAAGAGCTTGCATGAATTACAACTGATGCATAAAGCCAATGAAGTCACATTAAAGGCTTATGAGCATGTGTGGCAGCAATTGCAGGTGGGTATGAGCCAAAGCCAGGTAGTTGGCTTAATGAAGCAAGCTCAGTCGCAGTTGGGAGGCTCAGGCGCTTGGGCGTTGGCATTGTTTAATGAAGCCAGTGCTTATCCGCATGGCACAAGAGAGGAGCAGACAATTCGTGAAGGTTCTGTGGTACTGATGGATTCCGGCTGTACTGTGCATGGTTATCGCTCTGATATTAGTCGTACCTTTGTTTTTGGTGAGGCAAATAGCAAGCAGCGTAAAATCTGGAATACAGTGCATAAGGGGCAAATGATCGCGTTTGAAAAAGCGCAAATTGGCACTGCCGCCGGTAAGGTCGATGATAGCGTTCGCGCGTTTTATCAGTCACAAGGATTTGGCCCCGAATACAAACTGCCGGGGTTATCACATCGAACTGGTCATGGCATTGGCATGGAAACTCACGAAAGCGTAAATTTTGTTCATGGCGAAACAACGCCTTTGCAATTAGGTATGTGTTTCTCCAATGAACCGGGAATTTATATACCGGGCGAATTTGGTGTGCGCTTGGAAGATTGTCTATATATGGGTGAGAAAGGAGCTCAGTGGTTTACCGAACCGCCAGCATCGTTAGAGCAACCCTTGGGTAAATTAGCGCCAATGCCTGTTTAA
- a CDS encoding ABC transporter permease codes for MTRLMYWIKQACFSLQKKPGFVSMVVSTMSITIGALLCALTLAYVLIVSPLPYPEQDRLYQLEHLYIDGDGELLGSHFTYPSVMELYKDKSIFSDVALSFYSEQKLNQHPLQPIIRTTHVNPEWFQLLGATMALGRTFEQTEELGSNNPVAVLSYQAWVELFSSDPDILEKTVRFWDTNYRVIGVLSPSFIEPQIDAIGQKTHIFMPWDFNPVAQDRRNTYLGAHPGLFFFGKLASDKTISQIEQALTQNIDETFQREVVGAGFLEGFHIVMKLNTLKSAILKDVEQTVWLLLASVTGLLVIAIANIANQFISRTAEKLRHLAIHAVLGAKKRHIYKLLFAEAGLLMAASVMIALVIADNGFYVMQEFLAKKLPRVDELSINLFTMTSAILIALSTALLFAWFSANMINYRKLNASLQTSGKGTSAQVSRNIRQILIVSQVTVVTVLIFVSFSIFNQASRVINQSIGFDTERMTTVYLNGWADSAQALVPTIDEVKHRLAELPQIEGVSNAYSPMDMFDTPSQTIVDTNETLLVESLPVDENYFDLVGQTLMDGYIFSAANVRDGDNVIIINHVYASKLAPYTSALGMRIRVNNDEPKRVIGIVKGIKIPGEEDVPMRSYYPWPQDKYRLKLLVKHAEGQEFPAEEVIRIINEVGSGNQMNYNAMSSWEEKRDSLLFTQYTTAVTSAALVVLSFFLAAIGLYGILSYSTQLRQFELGTRMAIGAKRKDLVKLIVKDNFAAFIYGAVLSVIALLGLYIGFASELSEIDISETQTSIIFLITLTLVAGIMLLACYWPLRRYINQPAIYALRGNN; via the coding sequence ATGACCCGATTGATGTACTGGATAAAGCAGGCATGTTTCAGCTTACAAAAAAAGCCGGGATTTGTCTCAATGGTTGTCTCTACCATGAGTATTACTATTGGTGCTTTGCTGTGTGCTCTGACTTTAGCTTACGTGTTGATTGTAAGCCCTTTGCCTTATCCTGAGCAGGATCGTTTATATCAATTAGAACATTTGTACATTGATGGCGATGGTGAGTTGCTGGGTAGCCATTTTACCTATCCCAGTGTTATGGAATTGTACAAAGACAAAAGCATCTTTAGCGACGTAGCACTGAGCTTTTATTCGGAACAGAAACTTAATCAACATCCTTTACAACCTATTATTCGCACGACTCACGTCAATCCTGAATGGTTCCAGTTATTAGGTGCGACAATGGCGTTGGGACGTACCTTTGAACAAACAGAAGAGTTGGGTTCTAATAATCCTGTGGCAGTGTTGAGTTACCAAGCTTGGGTGGAACTGTTTTCTTCTGACCCGGATATTCTTGAAAAAACGGTACGTTTCTGGGATACCAACTATCGTGTTATCGGGGTACTTTCTCCGTCATTCATTGAACCTCAAATAGACGCCATTGGGCAAAAAACACATATTTTCATGCCTTGGGATTTTAATCCTGTGGCGCAGGATCGTCGCAATACCTATTTAGGTGCACATCCAGGATTGTTCTTCTTTGGTAAGCTTGCGTCTGATAAAACCATTAGTCAGATAGAGCAAGCGCTAACTCAAAACATTGATGAAACCTTTCAGCGTGAAGTGGTCGGTGCTGGCTTTTTGGAAGGCTTTCATATTGTCATGAAACTCAACACGCTTAAGTCAGCCATTCTTAAGGATGTTGAACAGACTGTATGGCTGTTGTTAGCAAGTGTTACCGGATTGCTGGTGATTGCCATTGCCAATATTGCTAATCAGTTTATTTCCCGTACCGCGGAAAAGCTGCGCCATTTGGCTATTCATGCTGTTCTTGGAGCGAAAAAACGTCATATATATAAACTTTTGTTCGCAGAAGCTGGGTTATTAATGGCGGCTTCTGTGATGATTGCGCTTGTCATTGCTGATAATGGTTTTTACGTGATGCAGGAATTCCTTGCGAAAAAGCTGCCTCGTGTCGATGAACTCTCTATCAATTTATTTACGATGACCTCAGCCATTTTGATTGCGTTATCGACAGCTTTATTATTTGCCTGGTTTAGTGCCAACATGATCAACTATCGTAAGTTGAATGCCAGCTTGCAAACCAGTGGTAAAGGCACCAGTGCTCAGGTGTCACGTAACATTCGCCAGATCTTGATTGTGAGTCAGGTAACAGTGGTTACTGTGTTGATTTTCGTCAGCTTTAGCATTTTCAATCAGGCCTCACGAGTAATTAATCAATCGATTGGGTTCGACACGGAACGCATGACAACGGTGTATCTCAATGGCTGGGCTGATTCTGCTCAGGCATTGGTTCCTACCATTGATGAAGTAAAGCATCGTCTGGCTGAACTGCCACAAATTGAAGGTGTCAGTAATGCTTACTCACCCATGGATATGTTTGATACACCATCACAAACTATTGTTGATACTAATGAGACTTTGCTGGTTGAGTCACTACCTGTGGATGAAAATTATTTTGACTTAGTCGGACAAACTCTGATGGATGGTTATATTTTCTCTGCGGCTAATGTTAGAGACGGCGACAACGTCATTATCATTAATCATGTATATGCCAGTAAATTAGCGCCTTACACCAGTGCACTAGGTATGCGCATTCGAGTTAATAATGATGAGCCGAAACGTGTCATTGGTATTGTCAAAGGCATTAAAATTCCAGGTGAAGAAGATGTTCCCATGCGTAGTTATTACCCTTGGCCACAAGATAAATATCGACTGAAATTGCTGGTTAAACATGCCGAAGGGCAAGAGTTTCCGGCGGAAGAAGTGATTCGTATCATCAATGAAGTGGGCAGTGGTAATCAGATGAACTATAACGCTATGAGTTCATGGGAAGAAAAGCGAGATTCACTGCTGTTTACTCAATATACAACTGCAGTTACCAGTGCAGCCCTGGTTGTGCTGAGCTTCTTCCTCGCGGCTATTGGCCTATACGGTATTTTGAGTTACAGCACTCAACTACGTCAGTTTGAATTGGGCACACGTATGGCAATTGGTGCCAAGCGTAAGGATCTGGTCAAGTTGATCGTTAAGGATAATTTCGCAGCGTTTATTTACGGTGCAGTGTTGAGTGTTATCGCATTATTGGGCTTGTATATCGGGTTTGCTTCAGAGCTTAGTGAAATTGATATTTCTGAAACCCAGACAAGCATTATTTTCCTCATCACCTTAACACTGGTCGCAGGCATTATGTTGCTGGCTTGCTACTGGCCCTTGCGTCGATATATCAATCAGCCTGCCATATACGCATTGCGAGGTAATAACTAG
- a CDS encoding EF-hand domain-containing protein has protein sequence MKTMNKNAISALLAALTVTTLIAAPIVHAKGRGHGGHHGANTEFAFSRLDTSGDGNVDSSELTAQALARAENMFNRKDANDDGFLSLEEATTGRRGEAPDHSDIAADIIQCVTDLKAETGNDNIIIPDADLFQSPEDRFSAADTSGDGVLDLTEVQAKATEKATEGFALMDADSDGLVTLEEFTAHREVMHETHNAVRHCIHELTSAENVI, from the coding sequence ATGAAAACAATGAACAAAAATGCCATTTCAGCTTTGTTAGCAGCACTGACCGTTACCACCTTGATTGCAGCTCCCATTGTACATGCCAAAGGACGTGGTCATGGAGGCCATCATGGCGCTAACACAGAATTCGCTTTTAGCCGTTTAGACACCAGTGGTGACGGCAATGTCGATAGCAGCGAATTAACAGCTCAGGCTTTAGCGCGTGCAGAAAACATGTTCAACCGCAAAGATGCTAATGATGACGGCTTTTTAAGCCTTGAAGAAGCCACCACAGGCCGCAGAGGTGAAGCCCCTGACCATTCAGATATTGCAGCCGACATTATCCAGTGTGTGACCGACCTGAAAGCAGAAACAGGAAACGACAATATTATCATCCCGGATGCTGATCTGTTTCAGTCTCCCGAAGACAGATTCAGTGCCGCAGATACCTCTGGTGATGGTGTATTAGACCTGACTGAAGTACAGGCCAAAGCCACTGAAAAGGCCACAGAAGGATTTGCTCTGATGGATGCTGATAGCGATGGTTTGGTTACGCTGGAAGAGTTCACTGCTCACCGTGAAGTGATGCATGAAACACATAATGCTGTGAGACATTGCATTCACGAACTAACCAGTGCAGAGAATGTGATCTAA
- the prfC gene encoding peptide chain release factor 3 has product MSNSSIEKEVSKRRTFAIISHPDAGKTTITEKVLLFGNALQKAGTVKGKKSGQHAKSDWMEMEKERGISVTTSVMQFPYANKLVNLLDTPGHEDFSEDTYRTLTAVDSCLMVIDSAKGVEARTIKLMEVTRLRTTPIITFMNKLDRDIRDPIELLDEVEDVLNIKCAPITWPIGMGKEFKGVYHLLRDETTLYQTGQGHTIQKSRIIKGLNNPELDEAIGTYAQELRDMLELVLGASHEFNLEEFLNGELTPVFFGTALGNFGVDHMLDGLTEWAPAPQGRETDERFIEPTEPKFSGFIFKIQANMDPKHRDRVAFCRIVSGKYEKGMKMHQPRIGKDVRIADALTFLAGDRSLLEEAYAGDIIGLHNHGTIQIGDTFTSGEKFRFSGIPNFAPELFKRIRLKDPLKQKQLLKGLIQLSEEGAVQVFRPMMNNDLIVGAVGVLQFDVVVSRLKSEYNVDAIYEHINVATARWVYCDDQQKLAEFKRKNESNLALDGGDNLTYIAPTMVNLSLAQERYPDVNFHTTREH; this is encoded by the coding sequence ATGTCAAATTCCTCAATAGAGAAAGAAGTCTCAAAGAGAAGAACATTCGCGATTATTTCTCACCCCGATGCTGGTAAAACCACCATTACTGAAAAAGTGCTGTTGTTCGGAAATGCTTTGCAAAAAGCAGGTACGGTCAAAGGCAAAAAGTCTGGTCAGCACGCCAAGTCTGACTGGATGGAAATGGAAAAAGAGCGTGGGATCTCGGTGACAACCTCGGTAATGCAGTTTCCTTATGCCAACAAGCTGGTTAACCTGTTGGATACCCCGGGGCACGAAGATTTCTCGGAAGATACTTATCGTACCTTAACCGCCGTTGATTCCTGCTTGATGGTTATCGACTCCGCCAAAGGTGTAGAAGCACGTACCATTAAATTAATGGAAGTTACGCGCTTGCGTACCACGCCGATTATCACTTTCATGAACAAGCTCGACCGCGATATTCGCGATCCCATCGAGTTGCTGGATGAAGTGGAAGATGTTTTGAACATCAAATGTGCGCCTATTACCTGGCCCATTGGCATGGGTAAAGAGTTTAAAGGCGTGTATCACTTGTTGCGTGACGAAACCACTCTGTACCAAACCGGGCAAGGTCATACCATTCAAAAAAGCCGCATTATTAAAGGTTTAAACAACCCAGAGTTGGATGAAGCCATTGGTACTTACGCACAAGAATTGCGCGACATGTTGGAACTGGTGCTTGGTGCTTCTCACGAGTTTAACCTGGAAGAGTTCTTAAATGGTGAGCTAACGCCAGTATTCTTTGGTACAGCATTGGGTAACTTCGGTGTAGATCACATGTTGGATGGCTTAACCGAATGGGCACCTGCGCCTCAAGGCCGTGAAACCGATGAACGCTTTATTGAGCCGACCGAGCCCAAGTTCAGTGGGTTCATTTTCAAAATTCAGGCGAACATGGATCCCAAGCACCGTGACCGCGTGGCGTTTTGCCGTATTGTGTCGGGTAAATACGAAAAAGGCATGAAGATGCATCAACCGCGTATTGGTAAAGATGTGCGTATTGCCGATGCCTTGACCTTTTTGGCGGGTGATCGCTCCTTGCTGGAAGAAGCTTATGCCGGTGACATTATTGGTTTGCATAACCATGGCACGATTCAGATTGGTGACACCTTTACTTCCGGTGAAAAATTCCGCTTTAGCGGTATTCCTAACTTTGCGCCAGAATTGTTCAAGCGTATTCGCTTAAAAGATCCATTGAAGCAAAAGCAACTGTTGAAAGGCTTGATCCAACTTTCTGAAGAAGGTGCGGTTCAGGTATTTCGCCCCATGATGAACAACGATTTGATCGTTGGTGCGGTGGGTGTGTTGCAGTTTGATGTGGTCGTGTCGCGTTTGAAGTCGGAATACAATGTTGATGCGATTTATGAGCATATCAATGTTGCCACTGCCCGTTGGGTGTACTGTGATGACCAACAGAAACTGGCTGAATTTAAGCGTAAAAATGAATCTAATTTGGCGTTGGACGGCGGTGACAACCTTACCTATATTGCGCCAACCATGGTGAATTTGTCTTTGGCTCAGGAACGTTATCCTGACGTGAATTTCCATACAACCAGGGAACACTAA
- the murJ gene encoding murein biosynthesis integral membrane protein MurJ, producing the protein MSKKLLKSGLIVSFMTLISRVLGLVRDVVVANLLGANAAADVFFFANKIPNFLRRLFAEGAFAQAFIPVLTEVEEQGDRDRLRLFIARVSGTLGTIVTVVTLIGVIASPVLAALFGTGWFLDYLQGGEDGAKFELAASMLRITFPYLWFITLVGLSGAILNTLNQFAVAAFTPVLLNVAIIACAIYLSPMFAEPAYALAWGVFFGGCIQFLFQIPYLKRAGVLVKPQWGWNDPAVTKVRKLMIPALFGVSVSQINLLFDTLIASFLVTGSISWLYYSDRLLEFPLGLFGIAIATVILPTLSRDFVSDNSKQFAANMDWGVRMVSILGIPAAAGLFVLAEPMLLVLFQRGAFTVETATFASYSLMAYSTGLLSFMLVKVLAPGFFSRQDTKTPVKYGIWSMMANMGFNLILAIPFGYVGLAMATALSGTVNAALLYQKLHRNGVYQVSSETLMFLFRVALACVSMVAAVMYFLPDMTQWYEWHWRQQVWQLGLLILIGATVFISVLLLLGVRLRHLQAVQANVQADT; encoded by the coding sequence TTGTCTAAAAAACTTCTAAAGTCAGGCCTGATTGTTAGCTTTATGACATTAATTTCCCGTGTTCTTGGTTTGGTTCGGGATGTGGTTGTCGCTAATTTATTGGGAGCTAATGCTGCTGCTGACGTATTTTTCTTCGCTAATAAAATTCCTAATTTCTTACGTCGCTTATTTGCTGAAGGGGCTTTTGCTCAAGCATTTATTCCGGTACTGACCGAAGTTGAAGAGCAGGGTGACAGAGACAGATTACGTCTGTTTATTGCTCGTGTGTCCGGCACATTAGGTACAATTGTGACGGTTGTGACCTTGATCGGCGTTATCGCTTCTCCTGTTTTGGCTGCGCTTTTTGGTACGGGTTGGTTCCTTGATTATCTGCAAGGGGGAGAGGATGGAGCCAAGTTTGAATTAGCGGCCAGTATGCTCAGGATCACTTTCCCTTATTTGTGGTTTATTACCTTGGTTGGGCTGTCCGGGGCGATTCTTAATACCCTGAACCAATTCGCTGTCGCGGCGTTTACGCCTGTATTGTTGAATGTCGCTATTATTGCGTGTGCAATTTATCTGTCGCCAATGTTCGCTGAACCTGCTTATGCCCTGGCATGGGGCGTGTTCTTTGGTGGCTGTATTCAATTTCTATTTCAAATTCCTTATTTAAAACGTGCGGGTGTGTTGGTTAAGCCGCAATGGGGCTGGAATGATCCTGCTGTGACTAAAGTAAGAAAGCTCATGATCCCGGCTTTGTTTGGGGTGTCGGTCAGCCAAATTAATTTGTTGTTTGATACTTTGATTGCGAGTTTTTTGGTAACGGGATCAATTAGCTGGTTGTATTACTCGGATCGTTTACTGGAATTTCCTCTTGGTTTGTTTGGTATTGCGATTGCCACCGTTATCTTGCCCACCTTGTCTCGAGATTTTGTGTCCGACAATAGTAAACAGTTTGCTGCCAATATGGATTGGGGCGTGCGTATGGTTAGCATATTGGGGATTCCCGCTGCCGCAGGTTTATTTGTGCTGGCTGAACCTATGCTGCTGGTGTTATTCCAGCGCGGGGCTTTTACCGTTGAAACTGCGACCTTTGCTTCTTACAGCTTGATGGCGTATTCCACAGGCTTATTGAGTTTTATGCTGGTGAAAGTGCTGGCGCCTGGTTTTTTCTCTCGTCAGGATACGAAAACGCCTGTGAAATATGGGATTTGGAGCATGATGGCCAACATGGGGTTTAATCTGATTTTGGCGATACCCTTTGGTTATGTGGGTTTGGCAATGGCTACGGCGTTATCGGGCACGGTGAATGCGGCGTTGTTGTATCAAAAACTGCATCGGAATGGGGTGTATCAGGTGTCTTCTGAAACCTTGATGTTTTTGTTTAGAGTGGCGCTGGCCTGTGTCAGCATGGTGGCTGCTGTTATGTATTTTCTGCCGGATATGACGCAATGGTATGAGTGGCATTGGCGTCAGCAGGTATGGCAGTTAGGCTTATTGATTTTAATTGGTGCTACGGTGTTTATTTCTGTGTTATTGCTTCTTGGTGTTCGTTTGAGGCATTTGCAGGCTGTTCAGGCTAATGTACAAGCTGATACGTAG